One segment of Channa argus isolate prfri chromosome 17, Channa argus male v1.0, whole genome shotgun sequence DNA contains the following:
- the klf11a gene encoding Krueppel-like factor 11a isoform X1 yields MLSFAAEHCRQVGRMDGQEVATMELKPCIEYHDLEAAEALVSMSFWGQSLHKPRPLTPTSDSCDSIQLHAEGGDTPKDLIALSSLCMTPPHSPSFAEASTTTVLTTTSTLSPPSRPVLPRCPGITLTTTLVSDSHTGVPHPSPSSPLASETSALPPQTESPCVAVVGRAMVTSVIRHTADRLSLPPPPPSTSQLTETSIPPTETLPEEKDGPPPSLESPPSPPFSASLPHSSPQSSSPCTTSPVSSSPVLCQVFPVSGRTGMISAFVQAPVQVQTQGGQKPILPQSPSSFAQPLLVGSTVTQGAVMFVVPQPPVSQPPQGPQTVMTLGNTKLLPLAPAPVYMPSGAASGSSQADFSRRRNYVCNFPGCKKTYFKSSHLKAHLRTHTGEKPFSCHWEGCDKKFARSDELSRHRRTHTGEKKFVCSVCDRRFMRSDHLTKHARRHMTTKRASSWTAETPDLNKVALSKGQNRSPTLPVGVLVPTAN; encoded by the exons ATGCTCAGCTTCGCGGCCGAGCACTGCCGTCAG GTCGGACGTATGGACGGCCAAGAGGTAGCGACCATGGAGTTGAAGCCTTGCATCGAGTATCACGACCTGGAGGCTGCAGAGGCACTTGTCAGCATGAGCTTCTGGGGTCAAAGTTTGCACAAACCCCGCCCACTGACCCCCACCTCGGATTCCTGTGACTCCATCCAACTCCATGCCGAGGGAGGGGACACTCCCAAGGACCTGATTGCTCTGTCTTCACTG tGTATGACTCCACCTCACAGTCCGAGCTTTGCCGAAGCCTCCACCACAACTGTCCTCACCACCACCTCTACTCTGAGTCCCCCATCCAGACCAGTCTTACCCCGTTGTCCAGGGATTACACTGACCACCACCCTTGTCAGTGACTCCCACACTGGTGTCCCCCATCCTTCGCCATCCTCCCCCCTCGCCTCAGAGACTTCAGCACTTCCACCTCAGACTGAGTCACCCTGTGTGGCAGTAGTGGGCAGAGCCATGGTCACCAGCGTCATCCGTCACACCGCTGACAGACTCAGCctcccaccacctcctccttccACATCCCAGCTGACAGAAACCTCCATTCCTCCTACAGAAACACTTCCAGAGGAGAAGGACGGACCTCCTCCATCTCTAGAAAGCCCGCCCTCTCCTCCCTTCTCGGCATCTCTTCCTCACTCCTCCCCACAGTCTTCCTCGCCTTGCACTAcctctccagtttcctcctctCCAGTGCTCTGCCAGGTGTTTCCAGTGAGTGGTCGGACAGGCATGATCTCCGCCTTCGTCCAGGCTCCGGTTCAAGTGCAGACTCAGGGTGGACAGAAGCCCATCCTGCCCCAGTCTCCTTCCAGCTTTGCCCAGCCTCTTCTGGTGGGCTCCACCGTGACACAGGGGGCAGTGATGTTTGTGGTCCCCCAGCCACCTGTTTCCCAGCCCCCACAGGGCCCGCAGACTGTCATGACCCTGGGCAACACCAAGCTCCTGCCCCTGGCCCCAGCCCCTGTTTACATGCCATCAGGAGCAGCCAGTGGCTCCTCGCAGGCGGATTTCTCCCGTAGACGAAATTATGTCTGCAACTTCCCTGGCTGCAAGAAGACATATTTTAAGAGTTCACACCTGAAAGCTCACCTGCGCACTCACACAG GTGAAAAACCGTTCAGCTGTCACTGGGAAGGCTGCGACAAAAAGTTTGCCCGCTCTGATGAACTTTCCCGCCACCGCCGAACACACACTGGTGAAAAGAAgtttgtgtgcagtgtgtgcgACCGGCGCTTTATGCGCAGTGACCACTTGACCAAACATGCCCGGAGGCACATGACCACCAAGAGGGCATCCTCGTGGACCGCAGAAACCCCGGACCTCAACAAAGTTGCCCTGTCCAAGGGCCAAAACAGAAGCCCCACACTTCCTGTTGGCGTACTGGTCCCCACCGCTAACTAA
- the klf11a gene encoding Krueppel-like factor 11a isoform X2 yields the protein MDGQEVATMELKPCIEYHDLEAAEALVSMSFWGQSLHKPRPLTPTSDSCDSIQLHAEGGDTPKDLIALSSLCMTPPHSPSFAEASTTTVLTTTSTLSPPSRPVLPRCPGITLTTTLVSDSHTGVPHPSPSSPLASETSALPPQTESPCVAVVGRAMVTSVIRHTADRLSLPPPPPSTSQLTETSIPPTETLPEEKDGPPPSLESPPSPPFSASLPHSSPQSSSPCTTSPVSSSPVLCQVFPVSGRTGMISAFVQAPVQVQTQGGQKPILPQSPSSFAQPLLVGSTVTQGAVMFVVPQPPVSQPPQGPQTVMTLGNTKLLPLAPAPVYMPSGAASGSSQADFSRRRNYVCNFPGCKKTYFKSSHLKAHLRTHTGEKPFSCHWEGCDKKFARSDELSRHRRTHTGEKKFVCSVCDRRFMRSDHLTKHARRHMTTKRASSWTAETPDLNKVALSKGQNRSPTLPVGVLVPTAN from the exons ATGGACGGCCAAGAGGTAGCGACCATGGAGTTGAAGCCTTGCATCGAGTATCACGACCTGGAGGCTGCAGAGGCACTTGTCAGCATGAGCTTCTGGGGTCAAAGTTTGCACAAACCCCGCCCACTGACCCCCACCTCGGATTCCTGTGACTCCATCCAACTCCATGCCGAGGGAGGGGACACTCCCAAGGACCTGATTGCTCTGTCTTCACTG tGTATGACTCCACCTCACAGTCCGAGCTTTGCCGAAGCCTCCACCACAACTGTCCTCACCACCACCTCTACTCTGAGTCCCCCATCCAGACCAGTCTTACCCCGTTGTCCAGGGATTACACTGACCACCACCCTTGTCAGTGACTCCCACACTGGTGTCCCCCATCCTTCGCCATCCTCCCCCCTCGCCTCAGAGACTTCAGCACTTCCACCTCAGACTGAGTCACCCTGTGTGGCAGTAGTGGGCAGAGCCATGGTCACCAGCGTCATCCGTCACACCGCTGACAGACTCAGCctcccaccacctcctccttccACATCCCAGCTGACAGAAACCTCCATTCCTCCTACAGAAACACTTCCAGAGGAGAAGGACGGACCTCCTCCATCTCTAGAAAGCCCGCCCTCTCCTCCCTTCTCGGCATCTCTTCCTCACTCCTCCCCACAGTCTTCCTCGCCTTGCACTAcctctccagtttcctcctctCCAGTGCTCTGCCAGGTGTTTCCAGTGAGTGGTCGGACAGGCATGATCTCCGCCTTCGTCCAGGCTCCGGTTCAAGTGCAGACTCAGGGTGGACAGAAGCCCATCCTGCCCCAGTCTCCTTCCAGCTTTGCCCAGCCTCTTCTGGTGGGCTCCACCGTGACACAGGGGGCAGTGATGTTTGTGGTCCCCCAGCCACCTGTTTCCCAGCCCCCACAGGGCCCGCAGACTGTCATGACCCTGGGCAACACCAAGCTCCTGCCCCTGGCCCCAGCCCCTGTTTACATGCCATCAGGAGCAGCCAGTGGCTCCTCGCAGGCGGATTTCTCCCGTAGACGAAATTATGTCTGCAACTTCCCTGGCTGCAAGAAGACATATTTTAAGAGTTCACACCTGAAAGCTCACCTGCGCACTCACACAG GTGAAAAACCGTTCAGCTGTCACTGGGAAGGCTGCGACAAAAAGTTTGCCCGCTCTGATGAACTTTCCCGCCACCGCCGAACACACACTGGTGAAAAGAAgtttgtgtgcagtgtgtgcgACCGGCGCTTTATGCGCAGTGACCACTTGACCAAACATGCCCGGAGGCACATGACCACCAAGAGGGCATCCTCGTGGACCGCAGAAACCCCGGACCTCAACAAAGTTGCCCTGTCCAAGGGCCAAAACAGAAGCCCCACACTTCCTGTTGGCGTACTGGTCCCCACCGCTAACTAA
- the klf11a gene encoding Krueppel-like factor 11a isoform X3: MTPPHSPSFAEASTTTVLTTTSTLSPPSRPVLPRCPGITLTTTLVSDSHTGVPHPSPSSPLASETSALPPQTESPCVAVVGRAMVTSVIRHTADRLSLPPPPPSTSQLTETSIPPTETLPEEKDGPPPSLESPPSPPFSASLPHSSPQSSSPCTTSPVSSSPVLCQVFPVSGRTGMISAFVQAPVQVQTQGGQKPILPQSPSSFAQPLLVGSTVTQGAVMFVVPQPPVSQPPQGPQTVMTLGNTKLLPLAPAPVYMPSGAASGSSQADFSRRRNYVCNFPGCKKTYFKSSHLKAHLRTHTGEKPFSCHWEGCDKKFARSDELSRHRRTHTGEKKFVCSVCDRRFMRSDHLTKHARRHMTTKRASSWTAETPDLNKVALSKGQNRSPTLPVGVLVPTAN, encoded by the exons ATGACTCCACCTCACAGTCCGAGCTTTGCCGAAGCCTCCACCACAACTGTCCTCACCACCACCTCTACTCTGAGTCCCCCATCCAGACCAGTCTTACCCCGTTGTCCAGGGATTACACTGACCACCACCCTTGTCAGTGACTCCCACACTGGTGTCCCCCATCCTTCGCCATCCTCCCCCCTCGCCTCAGAGACTTCAGCACTTCCACCTCAGACTGAGTCACCCTGTGTGGCAGTAGTGGGCAGAGCCATGGTCACCAGCGTCATCCGTCACACCGCTGACAGACTCAGCctcccaccacctcctccttccACATCCCAGCTGACAGAAACCTCCATTCCTCCTACAGAAACACTTCCAGAGGAGAAGGACGGACCTCCTCCATCTCTAGAAAGCCCGCCCTCTCCTCCCTTCTCGGCATCTCTTCCTCACTCCTCCCCACAGTCTTCCTCGCCTTGCACTAcctctccagtttcctcctctCCAGTGCTCTGCCAGGTGTTTCCAGTGAGTGGTCGGACAGGCATGATCTCCGCCTTCGTCCAGGCTCCGGTTCAAGTGCAGACTCAGGGTGGACAGAAGCCCATCCTGCCCCAGTCTCCTTCCAGCTTTGCCCAGCCTCTTCTGGTGGGCTCCACCGTGACACAGGGGGCAGTGATGTTTGTGGTCCCCCAGCCACCTGTTTCCCAGCCCCCACAGGGCCCGCAGACTGTCATGACCCTGGGCAACACCAAGCTCCTGCCCCTGGCCCCAGCCCCTGTTTACATGCCATCAGGAGCAGCCAGTGGCTCCTCGCAGGCGGATTTCTCCCGTAGACGAAATTATGTCTGCAACTTCCCTGGCTGCAAGAAGACATATTTTAAGAGTTCACACCTGAAAGCTCACCTGCGCACTCACACAG GTGAAAAACCGTTCAGCTGTCACTGGGAAGGCTGCGACAAAAAGTTTGCCCGCTCTGATGAACTTTCCCGCCACCGCCGAACACACACTGGTGAAAAGAAgtttgtgtgcagtgtgtgcgACCGGCGCTTTATGCGCAGTGACCACTTGACCAAACATGCCCGGAGGCACATGACCACCAAGAGGGCATCCTCGTGGACCGCAGAAACCCCGGACCTCAACAAAGTTGCCCTGTCCAAGGGCCAAAACAGAAGCCCCACACTTCCTGTTGGCGTACTGGTCCCCACCGCTAACTAA